A single genomic interval of Lynx canadensis isolate LIC74 chromosome A2, mLynCan4.pri.v2, whole genome shotgun sequence harbors:
- the LOC115508689 gene encoding LOW QUALITY PROTEIN: 60 kDa heat shock protein, mitochondrial-like (The sequence of the model RefSeq protein was modified relative to this genomic sequence to represent the inferred CDS: inserted 1 base in 1 codon), whose product MACLIVRTPCRCPAEMLRLPAVLRQIRPVSRALAPHLTRAYAKDVKFGADARALMLQGVDLLADAVAVTMGPKGRTVIIEQSWGSPKVTKDGVTVAKSIDLKDKYKNIGAKLVQDVANNTNEKAGDGTTTATVLARSIAKEGFEKISKGANPVEIRRGVMLAVDAVIAELKKQSKPVTTPEEIAQVATISANGDKEIGNIISDAMKKVGRKGVITVKDGKTLNDELEIIEGMKFDRGYISPYFINTSKGQKCEFQDAYVLLSEKKISSVQSIVPALEIANAHRKPLVIIAEDVDGEALSTLVPNRLKVGLQVVAVKAPGFGDNRKNQLKDMAIATDGAVFGEEGLTLNLEDVQPHDLGKVGEVIVTKDDAMLLKGKGDKAQIEKRIQEIIEQLDITTSEYEKEKLNERLAKLSDGVAVLKVGGTSDVEVNEKKDRVTDALNPTRAAVEEGIVLGGGCALLRCIPALDSITPANEDQKXGIEIIKRTLKIPAMTIAKNAGVEGSLIVEKIMQSSSEVGYDAMLGDFVNMVEKGIIDPTKVVRTALLDAAGVDSLLTTAEVVLTEIPKEEKDPGMGGMGGMGGGMGGGMF is encoded by the exons ATGGCCTGCCTCATCGTCCGCACGCCCTGCCGCTGCCCCGCAGAAATGCTTCGATTACCCGCAGTACTTCGCCAAATTAGGCCAGTGTCCAGGGCACTGGCTCCTCATCTTACTCGGGCCTATGCCAAAGATGTAAAATTTGGTGCAGATGCCCGAGCCTTAATGCTTCAAGGTGTAGACCTTTTAGCTGATGCTGTAGCTGTTACTATGGGGCCAAAGGGAAGAACAGTGATTATTGAACAGAGTTGGGGCAGTCCCAAAGTAACAAAAGACGGTGTGACTGTTGCAAAGTCAAttgatttaaaagataaatataaaaatattggcGCTAAACTTGTTCAAGACGTTGCCAATAACACAAATGAAAAGGCTGGAGATGGCACCACTACTGCTACTGTCCTGGCACGCTCTATTGCCAAGGAAGGCTTCGAGAAGATTAGCAAAGGTGCTAATCCAGTGGAAATCAGGAGAGGTGTGATGTTAGCTGTTGATGCTGTAATTGCTGAACTTAAGAAGCAGTCTAAACCTGTGACAACCCCTGAAGAAATTGCTCAGGTTGCTACCATTTCTGCAAATGGAGATAAAGAAATTGGCAACATCATTTCTGATGCAATGAAAAAGGTTGGAAGGAAAGGTGTCATCACAGTAAAGGATGGAAAAACACTAAATGATGAATTAGAAATTATTGAAGGCATGAAATTTGATCGAGGTTATATTTCTCCATACTTTATTAATACATCAAAAGGGCAGAAATGTGAATTCCAAGATGCCTATGTTCTGttgagtgaaaagaaaatttctagtGTCCAGTCCATTGTACCTGCTCTTGAAATTGCCAATGCTCACCGTAAGCCCTTGGTCATAATTGCTGAAGATGTTGATGGAGAAGCTCTGAGTACACTTGTTCCGAATAGGCTGAAAGTTGGTCTTCAGGTTGTAGCTGTCAAAGCTCCAGGTTTTGGTGACAATAGAAAGAACCAGCTTAAAGATATGGCTATTGCTACTGATGGTGCAGTGTTTGGAGAAGAAGGGTTGACTCTAAATCTTGAAGATGTTCAGCCTCATGACTTAGGAAAAGTTGGAGAAGTCATTGTGACCAAAGATGATGCCATGCTCTTAAAAGGAAAAGGTGACAAGGCTCAAATTGAAAAAcgtatccaagaaatcattgaaCAGTTAGATATCACAACTAgtgaatatgaaaaggaaaaactgaatgaACGTCTGGCAAAACTCTCAGATGGAGTAGCTGTGCTGAAGGTTGGTGGCACAAGCGATGttgaagtgaatgaaaaaaaagacagagttaCAGATGCCCTCAATCCTACCCGAGCTGCTGTTGAAGAAGGCATTGTTCTGGGAGGGGGTTGTGCCCTGCTTCGGTGCATTCCAGCCTTGGATTCAATAACTCCAGCTAATGAAGATCAAA TTGGTATAGAAATCATTAAGAGAACACTCAAAATTCCTGCAATGACCATTGCTAAGAATGCAGGTGTTGAAGGATCATTGATAGTTGAGAAAATTATGCAGAGTTCCTCAGAAGTTGGTTATGATGCTATGCTTGGAGATTTTGTGAATATGGTCGAAAAGGGAATCATTGATCCAACTAAGGTTGTAAGAACTGCTTTATTGGATGCTGCTGGAGTGGACTCTCTGTTAACTACAGCAGAAGTTGTACTCACCGAAATTCCTAAGGAAGAGAAGGACCCTGGAATGGGCGGAATGGGAGGAATGGGAGGTGGTATGGGAGGTGGCATGTTCTAA